The DNA window GTCGCGCAACAGGTCTGCCGCGATGCCCGTCGACCTCGCCAGCCCCGCCAGCACGGTCTCGGGATCGTCGGTGATCTCCGTGAAGTACGGGGAGCTTTCGACGTCGAGACTGCCGTAGCGCTCACCGGCGGCGGCCCGCACGAAACCGATCCGGCGCTCCGCCACCGCCTGTGGGGCCAGGCCCTCGGCGTCATGTGCCACAAACGGCACGCTCGAGATGCTGACGATGTCGGCCTCACGCCCGGCCAGCGTGAGAACGCGCCGGCCACCCCCGCCGATCATGATCGGCGGATGGGGTTGCTGCACCGGCCGTGGCCGCCCCGCATATCCGTGCACGTCAACGAACTCGCCTGAGTAGTCCAGTTCCCCGCCCCGCCAATGGGCCTTGATGAGCGAGACCACCTCGGCCAGCTTGACGATTCGCCGACCCGGCCGGTCGAACTCCAGCCCCATCGCGGCGTACTCCACTCCGCTCCAACCGGCGCCGATGCCGAATTCGAGACGGCCGTCCGAGAGCAGATCGAGTGTCGCGGCTTCCTTGGCCAGCACCGCGGGCACGTGGTAGTCGATGCAGAAGACCCGGCAACCGATGCGCAAGGTCTCGGTCCAGGCGGCCGCCGCCGCCATCGCCGCAATGGGTGCCAGGTCTTGGCGCGGGGTGCGCGCCTCGCGCTGCGCGGGTCCCGGGCCCAGGTAGTGATCCGCGAGGAAAAGCGTTGAGTACCCGAGGTCTTCGACCCGACGAACCGTGTCGCGCCACGCGCGTGACCCGGCGGCATTGGTGGCCTGCACTCCGAAACGGAACGGGGGTCTGTCCATCCACGGACCCTAAGCAGGGCGCCTGAGCGGAATCAAGGCGAAATCGCCCACCTCGCGCTTGACCGTGGCCGAGGCCGGGTGATAGGCATGTGAAGCCGATTATTTGGGCGGTCGCTCAGGAAAGCTGGGGTGGTGCGCGCGTGAAGACGGCGGTCGTGACCGGTGGCGCCTCGGGGATCGGCCGTGCCGTCGCCGAGCGATTACGCAGCGACGGTTCTCGGGTGGCCGTCGTCGATCTGTCGCCCACCGATGACGGCTTCGGCTATGTCGCCGACGTGACTGACCGCGCCCAGGTCGATACCGCGGTAGCCGCGATCCGCGCGGCGTACGGACCGATTCTGGTGCTGGTCAATGCGGCAGGCGTGGAGGGCTTCAAGAAGTTCTCGGACATGTCCTTCGAGGACTGGTCCAAGGTGATCGATGTGAACCTGAACGGTGTCTTCCACACCGTTCAAGCCGTGCTGCCCGACATGGTCGAGGCCGGATGGGGTCGCATCGTCAACATCTCGTCGTCCAGCACCCACTCCGGGCAGCCGTTCATGGCCCACTACGTGGCCGCGAAGTCCGCAGTGAACGGCCTGACCAAATCACTGGCCCTCGAATACGGACCGGCCGGAATCACCGTCAATGCGGTTCCGCCGGGGTTCGTCGACACGCCGATGCTGCGCAGTGCCGAGCGGCGGCACCTGCTCGGTGGCATGGTCGAGGATCACATTCAGCGCACCCCGGTGCGCCGGGTGGGCAAGCCGGAGGACATCGCCGCGGCATGCGCCTTTTTTGTGTCCGAGGAAGCCGGTTACATCACCGGCCAGATACTTGGAGTCAACGGCGGTCGCAATACCTGACCGGGCTCAACCCGCAGAGCCCCAAGGAGATTGATGTACGAGAGAGAGATCAGCTCTTCATCGATGTGGAGTGGAGGCGATCCATGGCCAGCCTGGCAACAGCGGCCAGGTGTGCAATGCGCTCAGCCGGATCCTGGTGCCAGAGACGCGCAAGGACGCGCACTTTCGGCGTCAACGAGGGCTACATTATGGATCCGGCGGCACCGTTCGGCGGCGTCAAGAACAGCGGGTACGGCCGCGAACTCGGTACCGAGGGAATCGACAGTTACACGGTGAGCCAATCCATTTCGGCCGGTGCCGCAACGAACTGATCAGAGGCGGCTCAGGACACGTTGACAGTGCGGAAAGTTGCGCGTTTCGGGTGCGCCGGCCGGCTTCTCGCCGCCGCCGTCAACTCCTTATAGGCCCGCAGCGTGTGGCGGGCCAGTTGCGTTGTGTCAGCGATGGCTGCGGCGTTTGCGACGAAGCCGAAGTCCACGCTGCCGTGGTAGGACGCCAGCGTCGCGTTGAGCCCGATCGAGGCGGCGAGCGCGGAGACCGGGTAGATGCCGAGCAGGCGCGCACCGTTGAGATACCGGGTCTCCTTGGCGCCCACCACGTTGGAGATGACGAGGTTGCACGCCGGGTGCCCGATGCGGTCCAGGTGTGTTGAGGCGCCCAAGCCCGCGA is part of the Mycobacterium mantenii genome and encodes:
- a CDS encoding TIGR03621 family F420-dependent LLM class oxidoreductase is translated as MDRPPFRFGVQATNAAGSRAWRDTVRRVEDLGYSTLFLADHYLGPGPAQREARTPRQDLAPIAAMAAAAAWTETLRIGCRVFCIDYHVPAVLAKEAATLDLLSDGRLEFGIGAGWSGVEYAAMGLEFDRPGRRIVKLAEVVSLIKAHWRGGELDYSGEFVDVHGYAGRPRPVQQPHPPIMIGGGGRRVLTLAGREADIVSISSVPFVAHDAEGLAPQAVAERRIGFVRAAAGERYGSLDVESSPYFTEITDDPETVLAGLARSTGIAADLLRDHPNVLIGSAECVVETLHSRRETLGVNYVTVQQGQIESFAPVVTRLHGR
- a CDS encoding SDR family NAD(P)-dependent oxidoreductase, whose amino-acid sequence is MKTAVVTGGASGIGRAVAERLRSDGSRVAVVDLSPTDDGFGYVADVTDRAQVDTAVAAIRAAYGPILVLVNAAGVEGFKKFSDMSFEDWSKVIDVNLNGVFHTVQAVLPDMVEAGWGRIVNISSSSTHSGQPFMAHYVAAKSAVNGLTKSLALEYGPAGITVNAVPPGFVDTPMLRSAERRHLLGGMVEDHIQRTPVRRVGKPEDIAAACAFFVSEEAGYITGQILGVNGGRNT